The Chanos chanos chromosome 6, fChaCha1.1, whole genome shotgun sequence genome includes a region encoding these proteins:
- the tsen2 gene encoding tRNA-splicing endonuclease subunit Sen2 yields the protein MAEAVFQAPKRRAKIYESYEAPLPVPFLKEQTSLHQGRPVFKAELVNQYVIVRDPYDIQALYGKGYFGKGVLSRSRPNHSISERWEKIGGQYLPVIPLSKYQEHVSWARSALLAQGLEKEAVDHALQNLTHPVELDFDTAMEDEEEHDEDQVNSHQKQRLRSPRGSASDGLCLDQSMDDEYGDRDGSDGGLDIDCVKAEEVRRQGDPRYDPLAELYPQEPEKVDESALGKVKCKRHDDWILHCGCRLDESQMITVMPKKTGPEERDQSVGHEYVLVEEYGEEDNGESEQNNFTNTDRMGHLVCRINPFRMLEYLQLSLEEAFFLVYALGCLSIHHSGEPLFISEVWKLFCSVQANFESTYVVYHYFRSKGWVPKSGIKYGTDFILYRKGPPFYHASYSVVVERVDDSLRGALLRPFSWRSLAALCRITGNVSKELMLCYVIVPSDMTTEAMSSPECLKRIKVQELIMSRWISSRERSEQDEI from the exons ATGGCTGAGGCCGTGTTTCAGGCTCCTAAACGTCGGGCAAAAATTTATGAATCATATGAGGCACCGCTTCCTGTTCCATTCCTAAAAGAGCAGACCTCTTTGCATCAGGGCAGACCTGTTTTCAAAGCAGAGCTTGTTAACCAATATGTTATAGTCAGAGACCCCTACGACATACAAGCTCTATATGGAAAG GGATACTTTGGCAAAGGAGTTTTATCAAGAAGCAGACCAAACCACAGTATCTCTGAGAGATGGGAAA AAATTGGTGGGCAGTACTTACCTGTGATTCCATTGTCAAA GTATCAGGAGCACGTGAGCTGGGCCCGCTCTGCGCTCCTAGCCCAGGGACTGGAGAAGGAGGCGGTGGATCATGCGCTTCAGAACCTCACTCATCCAGTCgaactggattttgacaccgcTATGGAGGACGAGGAGGAACATGACGAAGACCAAGTCAACTCTCACCAAAAACAAAGGTTGAGATCACCTCGGGGCTCAGCGTCGGATGGCTTATGCCTCGACCAGTCTATGGATGATGAGTATGGAGACCGAGATGGCAGTGATGGGGGACTGGACATTGACTGCGTTAAGGCTGAAGAAGTTCGGCGACAGGGAGATCCACGCTATGATCCTCTAGCTGAGCTTTATCCCCAGGAACCTGAGAAGGTGGATGAGAGTGCCCTGGGCAAGGTTAAATGCAAAAGGCACGATGATTGGATACTTCACTGTGGTTGTCGACTTGATGAATCTCAAATGATAACTGTCATGCCAAAAAAGACTGGACCAGAGGAACGTGACCAATCAGTGGGTCATGAGTACGTCCTGGTTGAGGAGTATGGCGAGGAGGACAATGGAGAGTCAGAACAGAACAACTTCACTAAT ACTGACAGAATGGGACACCTGGTTTGCAGAATCAACCCCTTTAGAATGCTGGAATACCTACAGCTGAGTTTAGAAGAA GCTTTCTTCTTGGTGTATGCTCTAGGATGCTTGTCAATTCACCACAGTGGG GAGCCGTTGTTTATTTCTGAAGTGTGGAAACTTTTTTGCTCAGTGCAGGCTAACTTTGAGAGTACCTACGTGGTGTACCACTACTTCCGCAGTAAAGGATGGGTGCCAAAGTCTGGAATAAAATATGGGACTGACTTCA TTCTGTACCGCAAGGGACCACCATTTTATCACGCAAG ttatTCAGTGGTGGTGGAGCGTGTGGATGACTCTTTGCGTGGAGCTCTGCTGCGGCCTTTTAGCTGGCGATCGCTCGCTGCACTTTGCAGAATCACTGGTAATGTGTCAAAG GAGCTGATGCTGTGTTATGTGATTGTGCCATCAGATATGACCACAGAGGCCATGTCCTCTCCTGAGTGCCTGAAGAGGATCAAAGTTCAG GAACTTATCATGAGCAGATGGATATCCTCAAGGGAGCGTTCTGAACAGGATGAAATCTAA
- the mkrn2os.1 gene encoding MKRN2 opposite strand, tandem duplicate 1, translating into MDRTVIRYSHCLREIYCFSEDNNVSGSFYGEAYGNKDTKRKTCPICSGPLKFSLLDAPRIVPCPFSNGHRVPCAFIIGSVHGPLFLGEWSDTELHVGISNSEGLVYNYTLSGIRTEEQGWEQCICIRLVPPCREDLTEVWDKELQQFSSLPMWDPDRFNEEREFGSCCYGFALTFINHMRSLEQKASLSRDDFTRMYVLPHMKTASKYLRVYQNILQHGFHIAGT; encoded by the exons ATGGATAGAACTGTGATCAGGTATAGCCATTGTCTAAGGGAAATATATTGTTTTTCTGAAGATAACAACGTGTCGGGGTCATTTTATGGAGAGGCATATGGTAACAAAGATACCAAGAGAAAAACGTGTCCCATTTGTTCCGGGCCCTTAAAGTTCAGTTTACTTGACGCACCTCGTATTGTCCCTTGTCCATTTTCTAATGGACATAGAGTTCCGTGTGCATTTATTATAGGTTCGGTACATGGCCCATTATTTCTGGG AGAATGGAGCGACACAGAACTGCATGTTGGAATTTCAAATTCAGAAG GCCTGGTCTATAACTATACACTGTCGGGGATAAGGACAGAGGAGCAAGGGTGGGAGCAGTGTATTTGCATACGGTTGGTGCCACCTTGCAGAGAGGACTTAACAGAAGTATGGGATAAAGAGCTTCAGCAGTTTTCGTCGCTTCCAATGTGGGACCCTGACCG GTTTAATGAGGAGAGGGAGTTTGGCTCGTGTTGCTACGGCTTTGCCTTGACATTCATAAACCATATGCGATCACTGGAACAGAAGGCCTCACTAAGCAGAGATGATTTCACAAGGATGTATGTTTTACCACATATGAAGACCGCTTCAAAGTACCTCAGAGTCtaccaaaacattttacaacacGGGTTTCACATCGCTGGCACataa
- the mkrn2 gene encoding E3 ubiquitin-protein ligase makorin-2 → MSTKQVTCRYFLHGVCREGSRCMFSHDLATSKPSTICKFYQRGVCAYGERCRYDHIKPGGRGGGPPADHTNRGSSAAAPIPGPGPPVGTGRHGKKPLVLRDRALSCESRGMPYRGESTEGVDGWDYRDDGLHAKPHTYLDAIRAGLECSASASSFPDVSQPQLCPYAAAGQCHYGSTCPYLHGDTCDICRLQVLHPHDPEQRRAHEKKCMMAFEMDMEKAFAAQHSQDKVCSICMEVVYEKAVPSERRFGILSSCCHTYCLSCIRQWRCAKQFENKIIKSCPECRVVSEFVIPSVYWVEDQEEKNRLIEEFKSGVSKKPCKYFDQGRGTCPFGGKCFYMHAYPDGSRAEPDKPRKQLSSEGSVRYLNSVRLWDFIEEREHRGVPHHDDEVSELGELFMQLSGAGDESSPALP, encoded by the exons ATGAGCACTAAGCAAGTCACCTGCAG GTATTTTCTTCATGGCGTCTGTCGAGAAGGGAGCAGATGTATGTTTTCCCATGATTTGGCAACCAGCAAACCTTCAACTATATGTAAATTCTACCAAAGGGGCGTGTGTGCATACGGAGAAAGGTGTAG atatgaCCACATCAAACCTGGTGGCCGTGGAGGGGGCCCACCGGctgaccacacaaacagaggcagTAGTGCCGCAGCCCCTATCCCAGGGCCTGGACCACCTGTAGGCACAGGCAGACACGGCAAGAAACCCCTGGTGCTAAGAGACAGAG CTCTAAGCTGTGAAAGCAGAGGCATGCcttacagaggagagagcacaGAGGGAGTAGACGGTTGGGATTACAGGGATGATGGTCTCCATGCGAAGCCTCACACTTACCTGGACGCCATTCGCGCCGGTCTGGAATGTTCCGCCTCGGCCAGCTCTTTTCCCGATGTGTCTCAGCCCCAGCTCTGCCCTTACGCCGCCGCAGGCCAGTGCCATTACGGCAGTACCTGCCCCTATCTCCACGGCGACACGTGTGACATCTGCCGACTGCAGGTCTTACATCCGCATGACCCAGAGCAGAGGCGCGCACATGAAAAG AAATGCATGATGGCTTTTGAGATGGACATGGAAAAGGCCTTTGCAGCGCAGCACAGTCAGGACAAGGTTTGTAGTATCTGTATGGAGGTGGTGTATGAGAAAGCTGTGCCCTCAGAGCGACGTTTCGGCATCCTGTCCAGCTGCTGCCACACGTACTGCCTCAGCTGCATCCGCCAGTGGCGTTGTGCCAAACAGTTTGAGAACAAGATTATCAA GTCTTGTCCTGAATGCAGAGTGGTATCTGAGTTTGTCATCCCCAGTGTGTACTGGGTGGAGGACCAGGAAGAGAAGAATCGTCTCATCGAGGAGTTCAAGTCTGGAGTCAG TAAGAAGCCTTGTAAGTACTTTGACCAGGGCAGGGGAACATGCCCGTTTGGAGGAAAGTGCTTCTACATGCATGCCTACCCAGACGGGAGCCGGGCGGAACCAGACAAGCCCCGCAAGCAGCTCAGCTCGGAGGGGAGCGTTCGG TACTTGAACTCCGTGCGGCTGTGGGATTTCATCGAGGAGCGAGAGCATCGCGGGGTGCCTCATCACGACGACGAAGTCAGTGAACTGGGGGAACTGTTCATGCAGCTATCAGGGGCCGGAGACGAGAGCAGCCCTGCACTGCCCTGA
- the mkrn2os.2 gene encoding MKRN2 opposite strand protein: MDKSVVKFSHCKKDIFCFFVPEQCPECGVSFSGRRLEEAPVSIPNPFSNGHKSPCAFLVAPTEENILREFDGGVDLHTGITNTNGVVYNYTKTGVRKDHQGWEHCISIPLVQPDMFNLINQWDQYLEKFSSAQMWDPLWQSFNEETHNCYSYTLMFINCVLATQSKRALSKDEFTQTFVLPRVKRASKYSMLCREISQNHFYTVDSPQSDTRESHSEEDEVRTVAES, translated from the exons ATGGATAAAAGTGTGGTAAAATTCAGCCACTGTAAGAAggacatcttttgtttttttgtgcctGAACAATGCCCTGAATGTGGTGTAAGCTTCAGTGGCAGACGGCTTGAGGAAGCTCCCGTCAGCATCCCCAATCCGTTCTCCAATGGGCACAAGTCACCATGTGCCTTTCTGGTGGCTCCTACAGAAGAAAACATCTTAAG AGAATTCGACGGTGGTGTTGATCTACACACTGGAATTACCAACACAAACG GGGTTGTCTATAATTATACAAAAACTGGTGTACGAAAAGACCATCAGGGCTGGGAACATTGCATCAGCATACCTTTGGTTCAACCAGACATGTTTAACCTCATCAACCAGTGGGATCAATATCTAGAAAAATTCTCCTCTGCCCAAATGTGGGACCCACTCTGGCAAAG ttttaATGAAGAGACTCATAACTGCTACAGCTACACTCTAATGTTCATAAACTGTGTTTTGGCCACGCAGTCCAAACGGGCCCTAAGCAAGGACGAGTTTACGCAGACTTTCGTACTGCCGAGGGTAAAACGGGCGTCTAAATACAGCATGCTTTGTCGGGAGATTTCCCAGAATCACTTCTACACCGTGGACAGTCCTCAGAGTGACACACGGGAGAGTCACAGTGAGGAGGATGAGGTCAGGACTGTGGCTGAAAGCTGA